One segment of Marvinbryantia formatexigens DSM 14469 DNA contains the following:
- a CDS encoding PadR family transcriptional regulator, whose translation MDSKIKRIYVPMTESGFYILFCLQQPQHGYGISQQVRQMTGGELIISAGTMYGTLSKMEKDGLLAFQREEEKRKIYQITELGKEVLNLELKRIERLYKNSKGEGVNE comes from the coding sequence ATGGATAGTAAAATCAAACGGATTTATGTACCGATGACGGAAAGCGGTTTTTATATTTTGTTCTGTCTCCAGCAGCCGCAGCATGGTTACGGAATCAGCCAGCAGGTCAGGCAGATGACAGGAGGAGAGCTGATCATCAGTGCGGGTACGATGTACGGAACGCTTTCGAAAATGGAAAAAGACGGGCTGCTTGCCTTTCAAAGGGAAGAAGAAAAAAGAAAAATTTATCAGATTACAGAGCTTGGAAAAGAAGTCTTAAATCTTGAACTGAAACGTATAGAACGTTTGTATAAAAATAGCAAAGGAGAGGGAGTAAATGAGTAA
- a CDS encoding sensor histidine kinase: protein MADKIRVDSLTGKMVTRLLRGLDVGLFVFVVLYFGSVNILQYDTQWSFLLYHEEEKGLEALQIYADKNHLAATDAAKIRKWAEENGFAELKIYREDEILFDSKVKDRDSRGTEEGSGVWASGISQYARKYTEVVHFADGDAFVYLYSGLAEKYFHLIFGITVMLGFAACLGVFIQGMQEDVRYIRCLQREVAVISRGNLEEKVTIQGEDELAQLARGLDSMRQELKEHEQTEKELRAAQEKLVVGMSHDLRTPLTGLLTYMEILRKQEREGNVSGEYIEKAYSRILQIKSMSDRMFEFFFIDSQKETELEPPEDIRSVLGDYLSELCALLADDGFSVNADGLEWRNVSIQVNTDYMGRILNNIISNIEKYGDRERAVQIELTCGADQVEVLIANGRAMPDSYVAGTGIGVKNVSMMMEKMGGSARVGILEDTYWIELRFPICEDTTKSHRC, encoded by the coding sequence TTGGCAGATAAAATACGTGTGGACAGCCTGACAGGAAAGATGGTAACGCGCCTGCTGCGTGGGCTGGACGTTGGTCTGTTTGTTTTTGTTGTGCTTTATTTTGGGAGCGTGAATATTCTGCAGTATGATACGCAGTGGAGCTTTCTGCTCTATCATGAGGAGGAGAAAGGGCTGGAAGCGCTCCAGATTTATGCAGACAAGAATCACCTGGCGGCGACAGATGCCGCAAAAATCCGGAAATGGGCAGAAGAAAACGGGTTTGCGGAGCTGAAAATTTACCGGGAGGATGAAATTTTATTTGACAGCAAAGTAAAGGACAGGGACAGCCGCGGCACGGAGGAAGGGTCAGGCGTCTGGGCGAGCGGCATAAGCCAGTATGCAAGAAAATATACGGAGGTCGTTCACTTTGCAGATGGAGACGCTTTTGTTTATCTGTACAGTGGTCTGGCAGAAAAATATTTTCATCTGATTTTTGGTATCACGGTGATGCTGGGCTTTGCAGCCTGTCTGGGCGTCTTTATCCAGGGGATGCAGGAGGATGTGCGGTATATCCGGTGTCTGCAGCGCGAGGTGGCGGTAATCAGCCGGGGAAATCTGGAGGAGAAGGTGACGATACAGGGAGAGGATGAGCTGGCGCAGCTCGCACGCGGACTGGACAGTATGCGGCAGGAATTAAAGGAGCATGAGCAGACGGAGAAGGAACTGCGCGCGGCGCAGGAAAAGCTGGTGGTCGGCATGTCGCATGACCTGCGCACGCCGCTGACAGGGCTGCTGACGTATATGGAGATTTTAAGAAAGCAGGAGCGTGAGGGAAATGTCAGCGGGGAATACATTGAGAAAGCGTACAGCCGCATCCTGCAGATAAAATCGATGTCTGACCGGATGTTTGAATTCTTTTTTATCGATTCCCAGAAAGAGACAGAGTTGGAGCCGCCGGAGGATATCCGCAGCGTGCTGGGGGATTACCTCTCGGAGCTGTGCGCCCTTTTAGCGGACGACGGCTTTTCGGTAAACGCGGACGGGCTGGAGTGGAGAAACGTCAGCATACAGGTAAATACCGATTATATGGGGCGTATCCTGAACAACATCATTTCCAATATCGAAAAATACGGCGACCGGGAGCGCGCGGTGCAGATAGAGCTTACCTGCGGGGCGGACCAGGTGGAGGTTCTTATCGCAAACGGAAGAGCCATGCCGGACAGCTACGTTGCCGGAACCGGCATCGGCGTGAAAAACGTCTCTATGATGATGGAAAAAATGGGCGGCTCTGCCAGAGTCGGAATCCTGGAGGATACCTACTGGATAGAGCTGCGCTTCCCGATATGTGAAGATACAACAAAATCCCACCGCTGCTGA